Proteins from one Papaver somniferum cultivar HN1 unplaced genomic scaffold, ASM357369v1 unplaced-scaffold_158, whole genome shotgun sequence genomic window:
- the LOC113337148 gene encoding subtilisin-like protease SBT1.4: MSSHKISSSCLLFIVSLLLLISIALSHYDESEELKTFIIHTSKSSKPNHFSTHHDWYSSTLQSLPQSSQNQKQHKILYTYTHSINGFSARLTPSQASHLVNLPGVISVLPERVHQLHTTHTPRFLGLADNFGLWPDSEYADDVIVGVLDTGIWPERQSFNDTGLTPLPEKWKGKCETGPDFPVGSCNKKIIGARAFYRGYGEVAEGDNGGESRSPRDTEGHGTHTASTAAGSVVQNAGLFEYAIGEAKGMAIRARIAVYKICWSSGCYDSDILAAMDQAVADGVDVISLSVGANGYAPRYDQDSIAIGAFGAMEHGVLVSCSAGNSGPGPYTAVNIAPWILTVGASTIDREFPADVILGDGRVFGGVSLYSGKPLENDDNELVYSGDCGSRFCYEGQLDPTKVQGKIVVCDRGGNARVAKGNAVRIAGGIGMILANTAESGEELIADAHLCPATEVGEAAADKIREYVKSSKSPTATIKFGGTVIGSSPSAPRVAAFSSRGPNHLTPEILKPDVIAPGVNILAAWTGAIGPTDLEIDPRRVAFNIISGTSMSCPHVSGLAALLRKSFPKWSPAAIKSALMTTAYNLDNSGKNITDLATGGDSTPFVRGAGHVDPNRALNPGLVYEIEAKDYVAFLCASGYSSKRIAVFVKEKVDCEAYSLASPGDLNYPSFSVLFGNDTVTYKRVVKNVGSSANAVYEARVYGPSSIKISVSPSKLVFSEAAQSLSYEITFSSLMNEVVGSIKAEFGAIEWSDETHIVRSPIAFRWGIHSTSMISSV, encoded by the coding sequence ATGTCTTCTCAtaaaatttcatcatcttgtcTTCTCTTTATTGTTTCTCTGCTCCTACTTATCTCAATAGCCCTTTCTCACTATGATGAATCAGAGGAATTAAAAACATTTATAATCCATACCTCaaaatcatcaaaaccaaatcacTTCAGTACACACCATGATTGGTACTCATCAACACTACAATCATTACCCCAATCatcacaaaaccaaaaacaacacAAGATTCTATACACTTACACTCACTCAATCAATGGGTTCTCAGCTAGACTCACACCATCACAAGCATCACATCTAGTGAATCTCCCTGGGGTGATTTCAGTTCTTCCTGAGAGAGTTCATCAGCTGCACACAACTCATACACCAAGGTTTCTGGGTTTGGCTGATAACTTTGGGTTATGGCCTGATTCTGAGTATGCAGATGATGTTATTGTCGGGGTGCTTGATACCGGAATCTGGCCGGAGAGACAGAGTTTTAACGATACAGGGTTGACTCCGTTGCCGGAGAAGTGGAAGGGGAAATGTGAAACTGGACCTGATTTCCCTGTTGGTTCGTGTAATAAGAAGATTATTGGTGCCAGAGCGTTTTACCGGGGGTACGGGGAGGTTGCGGAGGGTGATAATGGCGGCGAATCGAGGTCGCCGAGAGATACTGAAGGGCATGGGACGCATACTGCATCGACTGCAGCTGGATCTGTTGTTCAGAATGCCGGATTGTTTGAGTATGCGATTGGCGAAGCGAAAGGGATGGCAATTCGGGCGAGGATTGCTGTTTATAAGATTTGTTGGAGTTCTGGTTGTTACGATTCTGATATTCTTGCTGCAATGGATCAAGCTGTTGCTGATGGGGTTGATGTGATTTCATTGTCTGTTGGTGCTAATGGTTACGCGCCTCGGTATGACCAGGATTCAATTGCAATCGGAGCATTTGGTGCAATGGAACATGGTGTTTTGGTGTCATGTTCTGCTGGTAATTCAGGACCTGGTCCATATACTGCTGTGAATATTGCGCCTTGGATTTTAACAGTGGGCGCGTCCACAATTGATAGAGAATTTCCTGCTGATGTGATTTTGGGAGATGGGAGGGTTTTCGGCGGTGTTTCATTGTATTCTGGTAAGCCATTAGAGAATGATGATAATGAATTGGTTTACTCCGGTGATTGTGGTAGCAGATTTTGTTATGAAGGGCAATTGGATCCGACGAAAGTTCAAGGGAAAATTGTTGTCTGCGACCGCGGTGGGAATGCTAGAGTTGCGAAAGGAAATGCGGTGAGAATTGCTGGTGGAATCGGTATGATTCTAGCGAATACTGCAGAAAGTGGTGAAGAATTGATTGCCGATGCGCATCTATGTCCTGCAACTGAAGTGGGTGAAGCTGCAGCTGATAAAATCCGAGAGTATGTCAAATCGAGTAAGTCTCCAACTGCTACAATTAAGTTCGGAGGAACTGTGATTGGATCTTCACCTTCAGCTCCTAGAGTTGCTGCTTTTTCAAGCCGTGGACCGAACCATTTGACGCCGGAGATTCTCAAGCCTGATGTTATTGCTCCTGGAGTGAATATCTTAGCTGCTTGGACTGGTGCTATTGGTCCAACTGATTTAGAAATTGATCCAAGACGAGTCGCGTTCAATATCATTTCAGGTACTTCTATGTCGTGCCCACATGTGAGTGGATTGGCTGCATTGCTTCGAAAGTCTTTTCCTAAATGGAGTCCAGCTGCAATCAAGTCTGCACTCATGACTACAGCTTACAATCTGGATAATTCAGGAAAAAACATTACTGATCTTGCTACTGGGGGTGATTCAACACCATTTGTTCGTGGTGCTGGGCATGTTGATCCAAATAGAGCACTAAATCCAGGTTTGGTTTACGAAATTGAAGCTAAAGATTACGTTGCATTCCTCTGCGCAAGCGGATACAGTTCTAAACGGATAGCAGTCTTTGTCAAGGAGAAAGTTGATTGCGAGGCATACAGCTTGGCTAGTCCTGGTGATTTGAATTACCCATCATTCTCTGTACTTTTTGGAAACGATACGGTTACATACAAGAGAGTGGTTAAGAATGTCGGAAGCTCAGCTAATGCTGTTTATGAGGCAAGGGTTTATGGCCCATCATCTATTAAAATCAGTGTTTCGCCGAGTAAGCTTGTGTTTAGTGAAGCTGCACAGAGCTTATCTTATGAGATTACTTTCTCTAGCTTGATGAATGAAGTGGTGGGTTCGATTAAAGCGGAGTTTGGGGCAATTGAATGGAGCGATGAAACACACATAGTACGGAGCCCAATCGCATTTAGATGGGGTATTCACTCAACTAGTATGATTTCTTCTGTTTAA